One region of Lujinxingia vulgaris genomic DNA includes:
- the dnaN gene encoding DNA polymerase III subunit beta: MKIRISSKTLTDELFKLQGVVSHRSTLAILSNALLVAEGNTLTLHATDLDISVSTSCECEVLEPGKVTLQARSLFDIVKNLEEDTLSLETEDNHWAKLKSGNVNCRIVGTHADEFPHLLDIEGVELFPIGTRRLLDMIDKTLFSVSTDDARANLTGAFFKVTNEKTLLMVSTDGHRLSKIETKPEEFDAGGDIPSALNKGIIIPRKGLAEIKRTVDAKSDELSFGIIDNNIVFKSGPMSLSVRLIEGSFPDFTQVLPKESEHRAVVEKDVFQQALKFVSLFASSKTNNVRISLSDDGLELYASDPDRGEATKVVPMQYSGQAVKAGFNYRYLNDVVSALDGSEVSIEIIDTLSPTLIRDTQRDEMLFVVMPMRL; the protein is encoded by the coding sequence ATGAAGATTCGCATTTCCAGCAAGACGCTCACCGACGAGCTCTTCAAACTTCAAGGCGTCGTCAGCCACCGCAGCACGCTGGCTATCCTGTCCAACGCGCTTCTTGTGGCCGAGGGCAACACGCTGACCCTGCACGCCACCGACCTGGACATCTCCGTGTCCACCTCCTGCGAATGCGAGGTGCTGGAGCCGGGCAAGGTCACCCTGCAGGCCCGCAGCCTCTTCGACATCGTCAAAAACCTCGAAGAAGACACCCTCTCGCTGGAGACCGAGGACAACCACTGGGCCAAGCTCAAGAGCGGCAACGTCAACTGCCGCATCGTCGGCACCCACGCCGATGAGTTCCCCCACCTCCTCGACATCGAGGGCGTGGAGCTCTTCCCCATCGGCACCCGTCGCCTGCTCGACATGATCGACAAGACGCTCTTCAGCGTCTCCACCGACGACGCCCGCGCCAACCTCACCGGTGCCTTCTTCAAGGTCACCAACGAGAAGACGCTCCTGATGGTCTCCACCGACGGCCACCGCCTCTCGAAAATCGAGACGAAGCCCGAAGAATTCGACGCCGGTGGCGACATCCCCTCCGCGCTCAACAAGGGCATCATCATCCCGCGTAAAGGTCTGGCGGAGATCAAACGCACCGTCGATGCGAAGAGCGATGAACTCAGCTTTGGCATCATCGACAACAACATCGTCTTTAAGAGCGGCCCGATGAGCCTCTCGGTGCGCCTGATCGAAGGCAGCTTCCCCGACTTCACCCAGGTTCTGCCCAAAGAGAGCGAGCACCGCGCCGTCGTCGAAAAAGACGTCTTCCAGCAGGCGCTCAAGTTCGTCAGCCTCTTTGCCAGCTCCAAGACCAACAACGTGCGCATCTCGCTGAGCGACGACGGCCTGGAGCTCTACGCCTCCGACCCCGATCGCGGCGAAGCCACCAAGGTCGTCCCGATGCAGTACAGCGGTCAGGCCGTCAAAGCTGGCTTCAACTACCGCTACCTCAACGACGTCGTCAGCGCCCTGGACGGCTCCGAGGTCTCCATCGAGATCATCGACACCCTCTCCCCCACCCTCATCCGCGACACCCAGCGCGACGAGATGCTCTTCGTCGTCATGCCCATGCGCCTCTGA
- the recF gene encoding DNA replication/repair protein RecF (All proteins in this family for which functions are known are DNA-binding proteins that assist the filamentation of RecA onto DNA for the initiation of recombination or recombinational repair.): MLLEALRLRDFRNLQHVMLTPNPRFNVIAGPNGQGKTNLLEAIYLLSAVKSFRPGTTNRALIHFERTEATLEARVERGGHERLVRLEISERGKKVFLNEGQVRNISDFFGTLNVVIFGPDDIGILRGSPSERRRFMDRAIFNAHPAFGTESTHYEDVLKHRNALLKEPRQDPALRAVYDEQLITYGAQILRRRLDFITHFRPVLTRTFSTIFDPSLAADLRYAPSWLAEGEDFLDEAEALNSPQYLERALEQALRRTERDERERGYTLIGPHRDDLHTTLGGHDVRTFGSQGQTRAFVLAMKIAEITYLEERYHFAPILLLDDVSSELDRQRNRLLFDFLRSRTQGQVFITTTHRDFILLDENLSIFDVQGGQVIERVSDQG, encoded by the coding sequence ATGCTTCTGGAAGCCCTCCGACTGCGCGATTTTCGCAACCTGCAGCACGTGATGTTGACGCCCAACCCGCGTTTTAACGTGATTGCCGGTCCCAACGGTCAGGGCAAAACCAACCTCCTGGAAGCCATCTATCTCTTGAGCGCGGTGAAGAGCTTTCGGCCCGGCACGACCAACCGCGCGCTGATTCATTTCGAGCGCACAGAGGCCACCCTGGAAGCCCGCGTGGAGCGCGGCGGCCATGAGCGCCTGGTGCGCCTGGAGATCTCCGAGCGCGGCAAAAAGGTTTTTCTCAATGAGGGGCAAGTCCGCAATATCTCGGACTTTTTCGGCACTCTTAACGTCGTGATCTTCGGGCCGGATGACATCGGCATCCTGCGCGGCTCCCCCTCGGAGCGCCGCCGCTTTATGGACCGCGCCATCTTCAACGCCCACCCCGCCTTTGGCACCGAATCCACCCACTACGAGGACGTGCTCAAGCACCGCAACGCGCTCCTGAAAGAGCCGCGCCAGGACCCGGCGCTGCGCGCGGTCTACGACGAGCAGCTCATCACCTACGGCGCCCAGATCCTGCGCCGCCGCCTGGACTTCATCACCCACTTTCGGCCCGTGCTCACCCGCACGTTTTCGACAATTTTCGACCCCTCGCTTGCCGCCGACCTGCGCTACGCCCCGAGCTGGCTCGCGGAGGGCGAAGATTTTCTGGATGAGGCCGAAGCCCTAAACTCCCCGCAGTATCTGGAACGCGCCCTGGAGCAGGCCTTAAGGCGCACCGAGCGCGACGAACGCGAGCGCGGCTACACGCTCATTGGCCCCCACCGCGACGACCTCCACACCACGCTCGGCGGCCACGACGTGCGCACCTTCGGCAGCCAGGGCCAGACCCGCGCCTTCGTGCTCGCCATGAAAATCGCCGAGATCACCTACCTGGAAGAGCGCTACCACTTCGCCCCCATCCTCCTCCTCGACGACGTCTCCAGCGAGCTCGACCGGCAACGTAACCGCCTGCTCTTCGACTTTCTGCGCAGCCGCACTCAAGGGCAGGTCTTCATCACCACCACCCACCGCGATTTTATTCTGCTGGATGAGAATCTCAGTATTTTTGATGTGCAGGGCGGCCAGGTCATCGAGCGTGTCTCGGACCAGGGGTGA
- a CDS encoding class I SAM-dependent RNA methyltransferase: protein MILELSRGFRHGDEVELTIDKMNERGLGVAFVETVIGPQKMEKRYEVFVRKAIPGDRVRVRIDKTRRKRASATLLEILEPSQLRIDPRCRHFGTREEAGKGCGGCTLQSMRYRHQLAIKERLIKENFQRVGLDPGLVLPLKGMEEPWFYRNKMEFTFGDDAERNFALGLYPSGYKFEILNLQECHLQSEFVSRFVPAMGSFCASVGLEPYHSRRDEGWLRNLTIREGKRTGEVMVELMTSPAQEVQFGDVRVDAEQAARGFMEEAQRLASELGRPITSFYWSQYIAEKGSRTRIEETLLAGAPVLSEEMHLPGSQKLRFEIHPRAFFQPNTLQAEQLYTEVIERAGLLDADNPRRPKTVLDLYCGTGTIGLCLAPYAERVLGIELQPDAVDNARKNATDNQIDNASFFVGDVGKVLASPEFIEARGDAIDLVVVDPPRSGLFDQAIEQILEIAAPTLVYVSCNPKTLADNLVALIKGGYQLEVVQPVDLFPQTYHVENVALLTRQAST, encoded by the coding sequence ATGATTCTGGAGCTTAGCCGGGGATTTCGACACGGCGATGAGGTCGAGCTGACCATCGACAAGATGAACGAGCGGGGCTTAGGGGTCGCCTTTGTCGAGACGGTCATCGGCCCGCAGAAGATGGAGAAGCGCTACGAGGTCTTTGTGCGCAAGGCCATCCCCGGCGACCGGGTGCGCGTGCGCATCGACAAGACGCGCCGCAAGCGCGCCTCGGCCACCCTGCTGGAGATTCTGGAGCCCTCGCAGCTGCGCATCGACCCGCGCTGCCGCCACTTTGGCACCCGCGAAGAGGCCGGAAAAGGCTGCGGCGGCTGCACCCTGCAGTCGATGCGCTACCGCCATCAGCTCGCCATCAAAGAGCGCCTGATCAAAGAGAATTTTCAGCGCGTGGGCCTCGATCCGGGGCTGGTGCTCCCCCTCAAAGGCATGGAGGAGCCCTGGTTTTATCGCAACAAGATGGAGTTCACCTTCGGTGACGACGCCGAGCGCAATTTCGCGCTGGGGCTTTACCCCTCGGGCTACAAATTCGAGATCCTGAATCTGCAGGAGTGCCACCTGCAGTCGGAGTTCGTCTCGCGTTTTGTGCCGGCGATGGGCAGTTTCTGCGCCTCGGTGGGGCTTGAGCCCTACCACAGCCGCCGCGACGAGGGGTGGCTGCGCAACCTGACCATCCGCGAGGGCAAACGCACTGGCGAGGTGATGGTGGAGCTGATGACCAGCCCGGCACAAGAGGTGCAGTTTGGCGATGTGAGGGTCGATGCGGAGCAGGCCGCGCGCGGGTTTATGGAGGAGGCCCAACGCCTGGCCTCGGAGCTCGGGCGGCCCATTACCTCCTTTTACTGGTCGCAGTACATCGCCGAGAAAGGCAGCCGCACCCGCATCGAGGAGACGTTGCTCGCCGGCGCCCCCGTCTTGAGCGAGGAGATGCACCTCCCGGGCTCGCAAAAGCTGCGCTTTGAGATTCACCCTCGTGCGTTTTTTCAGCCGAATACTCTGCAGGCCGAGCAGCTCTACACCGAGGTCATCGAGCGCGCCGGTTTGCTCGACGCCGACAACCCCCGTCGGCCCAAAACCGTGCTCGACCTCTACTGCGGCACCGGCACCATCGGCCTCTGCCTGGCTCCCTACGCCGAGCGCGTGCTGGGCATTGAGCTGCAGCCCGACGCCGTCGACAACGCCCGCAAAAACGCCACCGACAACCAGATCGACAACGCCTCCTTCTTTGTGGGCGACGTCGGCAAGGTGCTCGCCAGCCCCGAGTTCATCGAGGCCCGCGGCGACGCGATTGATCTGGTGGTCGTCGACCCGCCCCGCTCCGGGCTTTTTGACCAGGCGATTGAGCAGATTCTGGAGATCGCCGCCCCCACGCTGGTCTATGTGTCGTGCAACCCCAAGACCCTGGCGGACAACCTGGTCGCGCTCATCAAGGGCGGCTACCAGCTGGAGGTCGTGCAGCCGGTCGACCTCTTCCCGCAGACCTATCACGTGGAGAACGTCGCGCTCTTAACCCGCCAGGCCTCGACCTGA
- the moaA gene encoding GTP 3',8-cyclase MoaA: MTSSPPSSQLIDRFGRAHRSLRVSVTDRCNLRCSYCMPAEGLPCAPRSELLTFEDITFVVGVACELGVDKIRLTGGEPLLRRDLPELVRMLKGETAVADVALTTNGLLLDRKAAELKAAGLDRVNISLDSLDPQRFREITRNGTFEKAWAGLEAALSSGFDPVRVNTLLLAGVNDDELDRWIELTRTHPVDVRFMEIMPIGEGALHAKAGRFVNLTELIAELMATRGVEPDDAKVGNGPARYYRAPGARGRLGFITPISNPYCDTCARLRLTSTGELRACLAVDDQHELKEATRRRDREALKAIFELAVFQKPAGHQWRKGHVTAAGMSALGG, translated from the coding sequence ATGACCTCATCCCCCCCCTCATCGCAGCTCATCGACCGTTTCGGACGCGCGCACCGCTCGCTGCGCGTCTCGGTCACCGACCGCTGCAATCTGCGCTGCTCCTACTGCATGCCCGCCGAGGGTCTGCCCTGCGCGCCGCGCTCCGAGCTTTTGACCTTTGAAGACATCACCTTTGTGGTGGGCGTGGCCTGCGAGCTGGGCGTCGATAAGATTCGCCTCACCGGCGGTGAGCCCCTTTTGCGGCGAGATTTGCCGGAGCTCGTCAGGATGCTCAAAGGGGAGACGGCCGTGGCCGATGTGGCGCTGACGACCAACGGGCTGCTGCTCGACCGCAAGGCCGCCGAGCTCAAAGCCGCCGGGCTCGACCGGGTGAACATCAGCCTGGACTCGCTCGATCCGCAGCGTTTTCGCGAGATCACCCGCAATGGCACCTTTGAAAAAGCCTGGGCCGGGCTGGAGGCGGCGCTTTCGAGCGGCTTTGACCCGGTGCGCGTCAACACCCTGCTCCTGGCCGGCGTCAACGACGATGAGCTCGACCGCTGGATTGAGCTCACCCGCACCCACCCGGTGGACGTGCGTTTTATGGAGATCATGCCCATTGGCGAAGGCGCGCTGCACGCAAAAGCGGGCCGCTTTGTGAACCTCACCGAGCTGATTGCCGAGCTGATGGCGACCCGCGGCGTAGAGCCCGACGACGCGAAGGTGGGCAATGGACCTGCGCGCTACTACCGCGCCCCGGGCGCGCGGGGGCGTCTGGGCTTTATCACCCCCATCTCCAACCCCTACTGCGACACCTGCGCGCGGCTGCGGCTGACCTCCACCGGAGAGCTGCGGGCATGTCTGGCGGTCGACGATCAGCACGAGCTCAAAGAGGCGACGCGTCGCCGCGATCGTGAGGCGTTGAAGGCCATCTTTGAGCTCGCCGTCTTCCAGAAACCCGCCGGCCATCAGTGGCGCAAAGGTCACGTGACCGCCGCGGGCATGTCGGCCCTGGGAGGTTGA
- a CDS encoding molybdenum cofactor biosynthesis protein: MKIHVRFFAGLASRAGCRDVFIQVAPGRDEGGEVRVADALSAIEQEFPSLASMLSRVAVALDNTIVSASTPLYEDATLDLLPPVSGGTDLPATPSRWLSETPLDLSALLAECEDPAGGGLVVFSGDVRNHHEGRRGVTAITYEAHPAIAARVLSELEAEVMERFDVLRCRIQHRTGRVEVGQASVLVICRAAHRAAAFEGARYAIDTLKLKTPIWKLEHYDDGSERYLDGTPLQPEDQG; this comes from the coding sequence ATGAAGATCCACGTGCGATTTTTCGCCGGACTCGCCAGCCGCGCCGGCTGCCGCGATGTTTTTATTCAGGTTGCACCGGGGCGCGATGAGGGTGGGGAGGTTCGTGTCGCCGACGCCCTCTCGGCCATCGAGCAAGAATTTCCCTCGCTGGCTTCGATGCTCTCGCGGGTGGCGGTGGCGTTGGACAACACGATTGTTTCGGCCTCGACCCCCCTTTATGAAGACGCGACTCTCGACCTGCTTCCGCCGGTCAGCGGGGGCACCGACCTCCCCGCCACTCCGTCACGCTGGCTCTCCGAAACCCCGCTCGATCTGAGCGCCCTGCTGGCCGAATGCGAAGATCCGGCCGGCGGCGGCCTTGTGGTCTTCAGCGGCGATGTGCGCAACCACCACGAAGGCCGCCGGGGCGTCACCGCCATCACCTACGAAGCGCACCCGGCCATTGCCGCCCGCGTCTTAAGCGAGCTCGAAGCCGAGGTGATGGAGCGTTTCGACGTGCTGCGCTGCCGCATCCAGCACCGCACCGGCCGGGTGGAGGTGGGCCAGGCCTCGGTGCTGGTGATCTGCCGCGCCGCCCACCGCGCCGCGGCTTTTGAGGGCGCCCGCTACGCCATCGATACGCTGAAACTAAAAACCCCCATCTGGAAGCTCGAGCATTACGACGACGGCTCCGAGCGCTACCTCGACGGCACTCCCCTTCAGCCCGAAGATCAGGGTTAA
- a CDS encoding cyclic pyranopterin monophosphate synthase MoaC has product MKDITHKPTSERFARASAMLRIDSAILQATAHGRKTDKGDAIEASRVAGIMAVKRTWEALPFCHPLPITACDVHFDFLSEGIYLEVTATTVGQTGVEMEALYAASVAAMNLYDMLKPHASADTGLISVTDIKLVEKRGGKSDFRDPVSVRAAIVVTCDAVVQGFKDDKAGRIVRDRLLKREGVDIFDYILLGNDPGPIEATIDDLLARELDLIITVGGTGLEPYARTVEVVQSRIQRPIPGIMEAARAHGQARTPRALISRGVAGQAGHTLLVTLPGSTAGATQSCDAMLTGLLEAVRPAL; this is encoded by the coding sequence ATGAAAGACATCACCCACAAACCTACCAGTGAGCGGTTTGCGCGCGCCTCGGCGATGTTGCGCATCGACTCGGCCATCCTTCAGGCGACGGCCCACGGGCGTAAGACCGATAAGGGAGACGCCATCGAAGCCTCGCGCGTGGCGGGCATCATGGCCGTGAAACGCACCTGGGAGGCGCTGCCTTTCTGCCACCCGCTGCCCATCACCGCCTGCGATGTGCATTTCGACTTTTTGTCCGAGGGCATCTACCTGGAGGTCACCGCCACCACAGTCGGCCAGACCGGCGTGGAGATGGAGGCCCTGTATGCGGCCAGCGTCGCGGCGATGAACCTTTATGACATGCTCAAACCCCACGCCTCTGCCGACACGGGGTTGATCAGCGTGACCGACATCAAACTTGTCGAGAAACGCGGCGGCAAGAGCGATTTTCGCGATCCGGTCAGCGTGCGCGCCGCCATCGTCGTCACCTGCGACGCGGTGGTGCAGGGTTTTAAGGACGATAAAGCCGGCCGCATCGTGCGCGACCGCCTGCTCAAGCGCGAGGGCGTCGATATTTTTGACTACATCCTGCTCGGCAACGACCCGGGCCCCATCGAGGCGACGATCGATGATCTTCTGGCCCGCGAGCTCGACCTCATCATCACGGTGGGCGGCACCGGCCTTGAGCCCTACGCCCGCACCGTCGAGGTGGTGCAGTCCCGCATTCAACGCCCCATCCCCGGCATCATGGAGGCCGCCCGCGCCCACGGTCAGGCCCGCACCCCCCGCGCGCTCATCTCCCGCGGGGTCGCCGGCCAGGCCGGCCACACTCTGCTGGTGACCCTGCCCGGATCCACCGCCGGCGCCACCCAGAGCTGTGACGCCATGCTTACCGGCCTGCTCGAAGCGGTGCGCCCCGCCCTTTAA
- a CDS encoding lysine 5,6-aminomutase subunit alpha — protein MASKLDLDSRIIDRARQAASDIADTMDAFIRERTTVAVERTTLRLLGVDGVDEDDVPLPNVVVDHALEAGLLAEGITRHIARAMIHTGRDAQTVSEAIAEGDLTLTDLPLIDEAQIQELGQELAAEAMARIAARRAERDDFLDRFEKRPAPLHYVIVATGNIYEDAVQARTAARQGADIIAVIRSTGQSLLDFVPYGPTTEGFGGTYATQANFKIMREALDEVGEELGRYIHLCNYCSGLCMPEIAAMGAIERLDMMLNDALYGILFRDINPQRTFVDQYFSRMINSAAGIVINTGEDNYLTTADAVEAAHTVTASQFINEQFALRSGLPPVQMGLGHAMEMDPTIENGFLFELAQAQLARELFPEAPLKYMPPTKYMTGNIFRGHIQDALFNLIGGWTGQGIQLLGMMTEAMHTPHMGDRYLAIENAHYVMNNTRQLGEEIEFKSGGIIQRRAQQVLAEACQLLEDVREKGMFDTLAAGTFADVFRPVDGGKGLSGVLRRAPDYFNPVEDALRESLDLTI, from the coding sequence ATGGCCTCCAAACTCGATCTCGACTCCCGCATCATCGACCGCGCGCGCCAGGCCGCCAGCGACATCGCCGACACGATGGACGCGTTTATTCGCGAGCGCACCACCGTGGCCGTGGAGCGCACCACCCTGCGCCTGCTCGGCGTCGACGGGGTCGATGAGGACGACGTGCCGCTGCCCAATGTGGTGGTCGATCATGCCCTGGAGGCCGGGCTGCTCGCTGAGGGCATCACCCGCCATATCGCGCGGGCGATGATTCACACCGGTCGCGACGCCCAGACGGTCAGCGAAGCCATCGCCGAGGGCGACCTTACGCTCACGGATCTTCCCCTGATCGATGAGGCCCAGATTCAGGAGCTCGGCCAGGAGCTGGCCGCGGAGGCGATGGCGCGTATCGCGGCGCGGCGAGCTGAGCGCGATGATTTTCTAGATCGTTTTGAGAAACGGCCGGCGCCGCTGCATTACGTGATCGTGGCCACCGGCAACATCTATGAAGACGCCGTTCAGGCCCGCACCGCCGCCCGCCAGGGCGCCGACATCATCGCCGTGATCCGCTCCACCGGGCAGAGCCTGCTCGACTTTGTGCCCTACGGCCCCACCACCGAGGGTTTTGGCGGCACCTACGCCACCCAGGCCAACTTTAAGATCATGCGCGAGGCGCTCGATGAGGTCGGCGAGGAGCTCGGGAGGTATATTCACCTCTGCAATTATTGCAGTGGTCTCTGCATGCCCGAGATCGCGGCGATGGGCGCGATTGAGCGCCTGGATATGATGCTCAACGACGCCCTCTACGGCATCCTCTTTCGCGACATCAACCCCCAGCGCACGTTTGTCGACCAGTACTTTAGCCGCATGATCAACTCGGCGGCGGGCATTGTGATCAACACCGGTGAAGACAACTACCTGACCACCGCTGACGCGGTGGAGGCCGCCCACACCGTCACCGCCAGCCAGTTCATCAACGAGCAGTTCGCGCTGCGCAGCGGTCTTCCCCCGGTGCAGATGGGCCTTGGCCACGCCATGGAGATGGACCCCACCATCGAAAACGGTTTTTTGTTTGAGCTGGCCCAGGCCCAGCTCGCGCGCGAGCTCTTCCCCGAAGCGCCGCTCAAATACATGCCCCCAACCAAATACATGACCGGCAACATTTTTCGCGGTCATATCCAGGACGCCCTCTTCAACCTGATTGGCGGCTGGACCGGCCAGGGCATTCAACTGTTGGGCATGATGACCGAGGCGATGCACACCCCCCATATGGGCGACCGCTACCTCGCCATTGAGAACGCCCACTACGTCATGAACAACACCCGCCAGCTCGGCGAGGAGATTGAGTTCAAATCGGGCGGCATCATCCAGCGCCGCGCCCAGCAGGTGCTCGCTGAAGCCTGCCAGCTTTTGGAAGACGTGCGCGAGAAGGGTATGTTCGACACCCTGGCCGCCGGCACCTTCGCCGACGTCTTCCGCCCCGTCGACGGCGGCAAAGGTTTGAGCGGCGTGCTGCGCCGCGCCCCCGATTATTTCAATCCGGTCGAAGACGCGCTTCGAGAGTCTCTGGATCTCACCATCTAA
- a CDS encoding DUF3015 family protein — MTSRLFVAVLLVALQMSFAAPVFAQQDVDEMDVAGAYSLTTSSYAMAITVPVGLTVLVAVLLLRSSSEMESYIKENSVALQHDLHMGGGETSAELAMMFNVPAEQHAEFAQVLTENRGELLPLTDVDALTPQRAGTFVRVIYNALMEKPEFAQHLPRIGA, encoded by the coding sequence ATGACCTCTCGTTTGTTTGTAGCCGTATTGCTCGTTGCGCTTCAGATGAGCTTTGCAGCTCCGGTATTTGCGCAGCAAGACGTGGATGAGATGGATGTAGCCGGCGCTTATTCGCTCACAACGTCGAGTTACGCCATGGCCATTACGGTTCCTGTTGGTCTTACGGTGCTTGTGGCCGTGCTGCTCCTTCGCTCCTCCTCCGAGATGGAGTCGTACATCAAAGAGAACAGCGTCGCGCTGCAGCATGACCTGCATATGGGGGGCGGTGAGACGAGCGCCGAGCTGGCCATGATGTTCAACGTACCGGCCGAGCAACACGCGGAATTTGCGCAGGTGCTCACCGAGAATCGCGGCGAGCTCCTTCCACTCACCGACGTTGACGCGCTTACTCCGCAGCGCGCCGGCACGTTTGTGCGCGTGATTTACAACGCGCTGATGGAGAAGCCCGAGTTTGCGCAGCACCTTCCGCGCATCGGCGCTTAA
- a CDS encoding DUF3015 family protein: protein MSTYSRSFVAALIVALAFAFSTPAFAQSTADEDAAYGMAFTSVTSTYAAIFTVPVGLTVLVVVLLLRSSSEMESYIQENNVALQHDLHMGGGETTAELASVFNVPAEQHAEFAQVLTENRDALLPLTDVDTLTAERAGTFVRVIYDALMEKPEFAQHLPRVGA, encoded by the coding sequence ATGTCGACGTATTCTCGTAGCTTCGTTGCGGCGTTGATCGTTGCGCTTGCTTTTGCATTTTCCACCCCTGCCTTTGCCCAATCGACGGCGGATGAAGATGCTGCCTATGGGATGGCCTTCACCTCGGTGACGTCCACTTATGCTGCCATCTTCACGGTTCCCGTGGGTTTGACGGTGCTCGTGGTCGTGCTGCTTCTTCGCTCCTCCTCGGAGATGGAGTCGTACATCCAGGAAAATAATGTCGCCCTGCAGCATGACCTGCATATGGGCGGCGGTGAGACGACTGCCGAGCTCGCGAGCGTTTTCAATGTGCCGGCCGAGCAGCACGCTGAATTTGCACAGGTTCTCACCGAGAATCGCGACGCGCTTCTTCCGCTCACCGACGTGGATACGCTGACCGCCGAGCGCGCCGGCACCTTTGTGCGGGTGATTTACGACGCGCTGATGGAAAAGCCCGAGTTCGCGCAGCACCTGCCGCGCGTGGGCGCGTAA
- a CDS encoding calcium/sodium antiporter, whose amino-acid sequence MDPILLAIAMVLAGLVLLYFGAEALVGGASSLALRLGITPLIVGLTVVSFGTSAPELLVGLIGSDDVNLGNVVGSNIANIMLILGAAATISPLKIESRVVTHELPIMLAATGLFIGLSLDGALTRIDGFILLAAMAGYIAYMFVGARKDMKRMEAIVGDDLSEVDPNQRKAIVDVLLMVGGIVGLALGAKWMVDGATTIAMTMGISELVIALSIVAIGTSLPELATSVVAAFRGEADISVGNVVGSNVFNLLFVMGMVATLHPIMVGEDALGIDLWVMAGISVLLWPLLRTGHSLKRWEGIVMVVGYVAYLVSMFMR is encoded by the coding sequence ATGGATCCGATCTTACTGGCCATCGCCATGGTACTCGCCGGCCTGGTGCTTCTGTACTTTGGCGCGGAAGCGCTCGTGGGAGGCGCAAGTTCGCTGGCGCTTCGCCTGGGCATCACCCCGCTTATCGTCGGCCTGACGGTCGTCTCTTTTGGCACCAGCGCCCCGGAGCTCCTGGTGGGGCTCATCGGCAGCGATGACGTCAACCTGGGCAACGTCGTCGGCTCCAACATCGCCAACATCATGCTGATTCTGGGGGCGGCGGCCACGATCAGCCCGCTGAAGATCGAGAGCCGGGTGGTCACCCATGAGCTCCCGATCATGCTGGCGGCCACGGGGCTTTTCATCGGGCTTTCGCTCGACGGGGCTCTCACGCGTATCGACGGCTTCATCCTGCTCGCTGCCATGGCCGGTTATATCGCCTACATGTTTGTAGGAGCCCGAAAAGACATGAAGCGCATGGAGGCGATCGTCGGCGATGATTTGAGCGAGGTCGATCCCAACCAGCGCAAAGCCATCGTCGATGTTCTGCTGATGGTCGGCGGCATCGTGGGCCTGGCGTTGGGTGCGAAATGGATGGTCGACGGGGCCACCACCATCGCGATGACGATGGGGATCTCCGAGCTTGTCATCGCGCTCTCGATCGTGGCGATCGGCACGAGCCTGCCGGAGCTTGCGACCTCGGTGGTCGCGGCCTTTCGCGGCGAAGCCGACATCTCGGTGGGCAACGTGGTGGGCTCCAACGTCTTTAACCTGCTCTTTGTGATGGGGATGGTGGCGACGCTACACCCGATCATGGTGGGCGAAGACGCGCTGGGCATCGATCTCTGGGTGATGGCCGGCATCAGCGTGCTGCTGTGGCCGCTTCTGCGTACGGGACATAGTCTCAAGCGCTGGGAAGGCATCGTGATGGTCGTCGGTTACGTGGCGTACCTTGTCTCGATGTTCATGCGCTGA